A section of the Phacochoerus africanus isolate WHEZ1 chromosome 4, ROS_Pafr_v1, whole genome shotgun sequence genome encodes:
- the AIP gene encoding AH receptor-interacting protein isoform X3: MADIIARLREDGIQKRVIQEGRGELPDFQDGTKATFHYRTLRSDEEGAVLDDSRLRGKPMELIMGKKFKLPVWETIVCTMREGEIAQFRCDVKHVVLYPLVAKSLRNIAAGKDPLEGQRHCCGIAQMHEHGSLGHADLDALQQKPQPLIFDIEMLKVENPGTYQQDPWAMTDEEKVKAVPVIHQEGNRLYREGHVKEAAAKYYDAIACLKNLQMKEQPGSPDWIQLDQQITPLLLNYCQCKLVAEEYYEVLDHCSSILNKQRQGLLQAGQGPRSSVECPGGPG; encoded by the exons ATGGCGGATATCATCGCAAGACTCCGGGAGGACGGGATCCAAAAGCGTGTGATACAGGAGGGCCGAGGAGAGCTCCCTGACTTTCAGGATGGAACCAAG GCCACGTTCCATTACCGGACTCTGCGCAGTGACGAGGAGGGCGCTGTGCTGGACGACAGCCGGCTGCGCGGCAAGCCCATGGAGCTCATCATGGGCAAGAAGTTCAAGCTGCCCGTGTGGGAGACCATCGTGTGCACCATGCGGGAGGGGGAGATCGCCCAGTTCCGCTGCGATGTCAAG CATGTGGTCCTGTATCCGCTGGTGGCCAAGAGTCTGCGGAACATCGCCGCGGGCAAGGACCCCCTGGAGGGCCAGCGGCACTGCTGCGGCATCGCGCAGATGCACGAGCACGGTTCCCTGGGCCACGCCGACCTGGATGCTCTGCAGCAGAAGCCCCAGCCTCTCATCTTCGACATCGAGATGCTAAAG GTGGAGAACCCTGGCACGTACCAGCAGGACCCGTGGGCCATGACGGACGAGGAGAAGGTAAAGGCAGTGCCAGTCATCCACCAGGAGGGCAACCGGTTGTACCGCGAGGGCCATGTGAAGGAGGCCGCCGCCAAGTACTACGACGCCATCGCCTGCCTCAAGAACCTTCAAATGAAG GAACAGCCTGGGTCCCCTGACTGGATTCAGCTGGATCAGCAGATCACGCCACTGCTGCTCAACTACTGTCAGTGTAAGCTGGTGGCCGAAGAATATTATGAAGTGCTGGACCACTGCTCCTCCATCCTCAATAA
- the TMEM134 gene encoding transmembrane protein 134 isoform X1 — protein MSAARPQFCIDDAFELSLEDAGPGPESGGVARFGPLHFERRARFEVAEEDKQSRLRYQNLENDEDGAQASPEPDGGVSTRDSGHTSIRSSQWSFSTISNSTQRSYNACCSWTQHPLIQKNRRVVLASFLLLLLGLVLTLTGVGLEVAPSPGVSSAIFFVPGFLLLVPGVYHVIFIYCAVKGHRGFQFFYLPYFEK, from the exons ATGAGCGCCGCCCGGCCCCAGTTCTGCATCGATGACGCCTTCGAACTGTCCCTGGAGGATGCGGGCCCTGGCCCCGAGTCCGGCGGGGTCGCCCGCTTCGGGCCGCTGCACTTCGAGCGCCGGGCCCGGTTCGAGGTGGCCGAGGAGGACAAGCAGTCCCGCCTGCGCTACCAG AACCTGGAGAACGATGAGGATGGAGCCCAAGCCTCTCCGGAGCCAGATGGGGGAGTCAGCACCAG AGATTCGGGCCACACATCCATCCGCAGCTCGCAGTGGTCTTTTAGCACCATCAGCAACAGCACTCAGCGCTCCTACAATGcctgctgcag CTGGACTCAACACCCTTTGATCCAGAAGAACCGCCGGGTAGTGCTGGCCTCCTTCTTACTCCTCCTGCTGGGGCTGG TGCTGACCCTGACCGGCGTGGGACTGGAGGTGGCCCCCTCGCCAG GTGTCTCCAGCGCCATCTTCTTCGTGCCCGGCTTCCTGCTGCTGGTCCCGGGAG TCTACCACGTGATCTTCATCTACTGCGCTGTCAAGGGCCACCGGGGCTTCCAGTTCTTCTACCTGCCCTACTTCGAGAAGTGA
- the TMEM134 gene encoding transmembrane protein 134 isoform X2 translates to MTPSNCPWRMRALAPSPAGSPASGRCTSSAGPGSRWPRRTSSPACATRDSGHTSIRSSQWSFSTISNSTQRSYNACCSWTQHPLIQKNRRVVLASFLLLLLGLVLTLTGVGLEVAPSPGVSSAIFFVPGFLLLVPGVYHVIFIYCAVKGHRGFQFFYLPYFEK, encoded by the exons ATGACGCCTTCGAACTGTCCCTGGAGGATGCGGGCCCTGGCCCCGAGTCCGGCGGGGTCGCCCGCTTCGGGCCGCTGCACTTCGAGCGCCGGGCCCGGTTCGAGGTGGCCGAGGAGGACAAGCAGTCCCGCCTGCGCTACCAG AGATTCGGGCCACACATCCATCCGCAGCTCGCAGTGGTCTTTTAGCACCATCAGCAACAGCACTCAGCGCTCCTACAATGcctgctgcag CTGGACTCAACACCCTTTGATCCAGAAGAACCGCCGGGTAGTGCTGGCCTCCTTCTTACTCCTCCTGCTGGGGCTGG TGCTGACCCTGACCGGCGTGGGACTGGAGGTGGCCCCCTCGCCAG GTGTCTCCAGCGCCATCTTCTTCGTGCCCGGCTTCCTGCTGCTGGTCCCGGGAG TCTACCACGTGATCTTCATCTACTGCGCTGTCAAGGGCCACCGGGGCTTCCAGTTCTTCTACCTGCCCTACTTCGAGAAGTGA